ACGAGGACCGGGCGGCAGACCGGCATGAAGTGGATCGACCGCCAGCGCGAGCGCCAGAGCGGTATCGGCAATGACGGCAAGTTCTCGAAGGTCCCCAGCGGCGGGAAACCGACGAGCAAGACCGACTTCAAGTACCGCTGTGGCGAGTGTGGCAAAGCCCATCTGCGGGAGGGATGGCGAGCCGGTCGCGTTGACTTCCAGGAGTAAGTATGGCAGGAAACTTCTATTCCGTCGAGTGTCCGGACTGCGAGAACGAACAGATCGTCTTCGATAAGGCGTCCTCCGAGGTCGCGTGTGCAGTTTGTGGGCACACGCTCGCGCGACCGGCCGGCGGGAAGGCCGAGATCGACGGCGAGGTCACGGAAACCGTCGAGGCACGATAATGAACTACAGCGGCTGGCCCACACCCGGCGAACTCGTCGTCGGCAAGATCGAGGAGATCGAGGACTTCGGCGTCTTCGTCGATTTGCTCGAGTACGAGGACAAACAGGGGCTGATCCATATCTCCGAGGTTGCGTCGGGCTGGATCAAGAACGTTCGCGATCACGTCCGCGTCGGCCAGACCGTCGTCTGTAAGGTCCTCGAGGTTGATAAGGGCTCCCAGCAGATCGACCTCTCGTATAAGGACGTCAACGAACACCAGCGAAAGGACACGATCCAGCGCTGGAAGAACGACCAGAAGGCCGACAACTGGATGACGATCGCCTTCGGCGAGGACGTCGACGACGAGACCTACACGACGGTCGCCAACGAGCTCATCGAGGTCCACGGCGGGCTCTACGAGGGGTTCGAGCAGGCCGCGATCCACGGCCCCGAGGCGCTTTCCGAGACCGACCTCGGCGACGAGCAGGTCGATGCGATCGTCGAGACCGCCCGCGAGAACGTCTCGGTGCCCTACGTCACCGTGACGGGCTACGTCGATCTGATCTGCTCGACCGAGGCGGGCGTCGACGCCGTCAAAGAGGCCCTACAGGCCGCCGAAGGCAACGGGGAAGTGAGCGAGGAGATCGACCTCGAGGTCACCTACGTCGGCGCACCCGAATACCGGATCCGGGTCCAGGCGCCCAACTACAAGACCGCGGAGTCAGCACTCGAAGCCAGTGCCGAACGCGCGAACGCCGCGATCGGCGAGTTCGGTGGCAGCGGCGAGTTCCACCGCGAGCGACGAACCGACGACGAGTAAGCGTGAAATCGGACATCCGAGTCTGTCGCGAGTGGCGCGAGCGCCACGAACGCCCGGTGTACACCCTTTCGACGAGCTGTCCCGACTGTGGAGCCGAGGCGGTCAACAGCGCCCCGGCGCCCTTTTCGCCCGAGGACCGCTATGGCGAGTACCGACGCGCACTTAAGCGCCGAGAGCGCGAGTAACCGTATGAACGACGTAGAGGTCGAGGTCCTCGCAGAACCGGAACTCGACGACCCCGTCCTGGTCGAAGGACTGCCGGGCGTCGGCCACGTCGGGACGCTCGTCGCCGAACACCTGATCGAGGAGGGCGAGAGCGAACTCCTCAGACGGATCTACTCGGAGCACCTGCCCCCGCAGGTGACCGTCTCGGAGACGGG
The DNA window shown above is from Halalkalicoccus jeotgali B3 and carries:
- a CDS encoding 50S ribosomal protein L44e codes for the protein MEIPRRFNTYCPYCNEHHEHELEKTRTGRQTGMKWIDRQRERQSGIGNDGKFSKVPSGGKPTSKTDFKYRCGECGKAHLREGWRAGRVDFQE
- a CDS encoding 30S ribosomal protein S27e gives rise to the protein MAGNFYSVECPDCENEQIVFDKASSEVACAVCGHTLARPAGGKAEIDGEVTETVEAR
- a CDS encoding translation initiation factor IF-2 subunit alpha, producing the protein MNYSGWPTPGELVVGKIEEIEDFGVFVDLLEYEDKQGLIHISEVASGWIKNVRDHVRVGQTVVCKVLEVDKGSQQIDLSYKDVNEHQRKDTIQRWKNDQKADNWMTIAFGEDVDDETYTTVANELIEVHGGLYEGFEQAAIHGPEALSETDLGDEQVDAIVETARENVSVPYVTVTGYVDLICSTEAGVDAVKEALQAAEGNGEVSEEIDLEVTYVGAPEYRIRVQAPNYKTAESALEASAERANAAIGEFGGSGEFHRERRTDDE
- a CDS encoding RNA-protein complex protein Nop10, coding for MKSDIRVCREWRERHERPVYTLSTSCPDCGAEAVNSAPAPFSPEDRYGEYRRALKRRERE